Part of the Oxyura jamaicensis isolate SHBP4307 breed ruddy duck chromosome 28, BPBGC_Ojam_1.0, whole genome shotgun sequence genome, TCAGCCAAAAACGTTGGGTTTATCCCCCAAGACAAAGACTTGTTGGCAGAAACCAAATTCTTCTTTGCAGTTCCCTTCAGAAACCAGAGCTGCAGTCATCCCATGAAGGCATTTTGTGCCCCAGCAGCGTGGGGCAGCGGGGCCCAGCACCCTCTTACGGGTGGGGGCAGCGCCGGGGTGGGAGCCGAGTGCCCTCggctgctgctggaaatcaGTCTCGGATGCAGACACTGAATCCAGGTCTTTCCATGGGGCCAAAATCCAACCCCCGAATCAGCCTGGAAGGGGGGAATTTTCCTGGCAGGGTTGGGAGCTCAGGAGAGCTTCCACTGCTGGTGGCATCCTGGGGGTGCCCCAAACAGGCCGGTGGGTGGGGAAGGCAGCACCGTGCTGACAGCATCTTCAACCGTGGCCTCGCCCGCAGCCCGTCCCTGCGAGCCCCCAATTTGCTGTACAGACGACCTTCTCCCCCAGAGCAAAAATTCTTGCAGGAAAGACACCTTCCTCGGGTGAGACCTCACACACACCAGGGCAGACCATGGCCTTCGGCTCCAGGGAAGCCACGCGGGGACAAGCCCCCACCTAAGGTGggtggcagaggcagagccTTCCTGGGTCCGCTCAGGGGCCCGGAGAGCCCCGAGGCTACGCCTGACCTCACAGAGGGGAAGCGAGGGCTCCCTGGATGAGCTTTTgcctgcgtggggctgggggctgccgctGTCCCTGCCTCTCTCCAGCGCCTGGGAACGCCACGGCCGGGGAGTGGAGCCTGGCAGTGACAGGACTCGTTCCTCCCAACTAACGCTGGTGGCTGTGGCTCCTGGCAGCACTGTGGCTCCTGGCAGCGCTGCAGCTCCGGCAGTGCCTTGCACGCCTCAGCCGAGCGGGATGGGGCCCTTTCCCCGCCGCCAGCAAATGCTGCTGGAGGTTTGTGGGGCCGTGCAGCGTCCTCGGGGCTGTAAGGACGTGAGGCTCCTCGGGCACTTTGTGGCACCTGCCTGCCTGGTTCCTGTAACACCTCCCTgatctccttccccttcctgccccgTTAGACGCTGATCGCGGCAGAAAGACCCCAGAGGCCCTGGCTGGGCACACAGGGGCCCCATGGCCCCACTGCAGCCCCGCAGGAGGGGATGTGGGGTCGGCTTCTCTCCTGCAGAACAGCCCAGAGACCAAAACCGCTGGAGAAGTGACACCCTAGCTGCCTGCGCTAAAGCCTGCCGACAGCAGCACGCGGGGCTCGGCTTGCCTCCCCAGCTGCGTCCAAGAAGAGTTTAAAAAGGGACAAGCGTGGGAGACCAAAGTGACCACGGTGCCAACTCTGCCTAAcccggccccccgccgcccctcggCTCCTGCCTCCATCCGCAAGCAGCAAGTACAAGGTAGAGAGTGGGACCACCGAGAGGTCACGGCTGGGGACTGTCTGTAGGAGATCAGAAAGAACAgaaccaaaaaaataagaactcgaaataaaaaaaaaaggaaggggaaattaaaaaagagacaggaaaaaatatacgTTATGAAAGGCAAAAAATTACAAACTGAAGAGAGGCACAAAGGACTCCAACATCAATGCAACAGCAGAGGCCAGCAGAGAGGAGCACAGCCAGGCACAAACCACGGATTCGTGTTACAACAGCCTCTGCAGAGAGAAAGGGGGTTAACCTGCCCGGCTCCGGGAGGCAGGAGCATGCACTGCGGGTTGCGGGAACAAAGCAGCAAAGTCCTCCGGAGCGGGAAGCTGAGCCCTGAGAGCCCTGCGCCTCCCCTCCGGGTGCACACGCGTGGGGAAGGAGCGAGCCTGCCCTGGCGAGGGGGGGAGCCCACACGTGGCCGCTGCTGGCTCCGGGCCCTGCTACGGACTCGCAGAGCTCCCGGCTCGTGCGGGAGAGCGGTTCTGAGAGGCAGCGAGGGCTGCCCGCTCCTGGGCTCAGCGGTGCCGTCCCCTTGCGCAGAGCCTGCGCTCCCCAGCACTGcgctggggaggaaggaggcacCTCCAGAGCAGCCACAGGGAGGGATGGGCGATGGGCTTGGAGCTGCCCTCGGAGAGGTTTCAGGTCCGGGCCCCCTCTCAAGATTTGCTGTTTGCTTGGGTGTTTTTTTCGCTGGCCAAGCAGCTGAGCAAAGCGGCTGGCTGCAGGAAAGCGGGGACAGCCGCTGGGGCTGGTGGGTGCAGGTTGCCCCTCGGGGACCAGCATGCAGCACACGTGATGGCAGGGGGAACAAAAGAGAGAACAGCAGGGttgcaaaaaaattaaaaaaaaaataaaaaaggataaaaaaagaaaaaaaaaggacatcaACAGCCTTGGGAATCCAAGGCCACAGGGCAGAGAGAGAGTGCAAGGCACCACAGCACATGTCAcaggagacagacagacagacagcccCGTGCCGATCAGATACGTAAAATATCACCACTCCGGGACCCTCACTGACCTCTAACTTGTTGCTCCAGGTTCAGTATGACTGATACGGCCTGGTGTAGGATTAGCAGTTTGGTCTGCGGTTTTTCGCTGTTTAGGTGGAGTTGGCACATGCGTCCGAGCTCTTTAAAGGCCTCGTTGATGTCACGGACCCGCAGGCGCTCACGGGCATTATTGGCGaccctcctttctctctctctctcggCTTTTTGCTCTGGGGGAAGAAGATCgtcctcctcatcctcatcttGACTAATGGTTTAAAATAAGAACGAGACAGGGACATTCCTCGCGTGCACTCTCAGCACTGGTCAActcacagaaaagaaacacacatcGGGCACCGAGACGCTGTGCCCCGCGTGCCCCCGctgggacacggggacatgcGGTGACTTTGGAGAGAAGCAATTAAGACTCTTCTTCTTCcatccccccccctttttttttaaatacaaaacaaataaagaaaccaCAACAATGCGATTAAGGCCTGAGTTTGTCGCTGGGAGGTCGTGCGGTGGCCTAGGGAAGGCATTCAGGGCTGACACTGGTGTCCCCAGCTACAATTTCAGGGACGGGCAGCACCTGCctctggggcaggaggtggctgctgcctggcaggagcggggccggcACTGCCCCTCTGGGCAGCATCGCCCTGGCGAGGTCCCCGAGCCGATGGTGAGGCTGCACACAAGCCAGCACGCTGGAAGGATCCGCTGCCTGATCCGCTGCCACATGTCTGGCTGGATGTGACGGGGGTTCAGGAGCCCTGAGGCAGACAGCAGAGCCGAACTGAAGCAGGGAGGGGGATGAAAACTCCCCCAGCCTCCGGCCAGGGACACTGAGCACCCCTTCCTGCCTGAGCACAGCCACGATGCCCCAGCAACCACGCAGGCGGGCGCAGCTTGCGCGGACAAGGCACAAAGCTTCTGGCCACGGGGagggggacagcagggcagggaggccGGGAGCTTAGCACAGCATGGCCCACACCACGCTTCTGTGAGGACGGGCAGGGCTCCTgtggtgggcaggggctggcggGTCCACACCACGGGACGACCCCCGGCCTCACTGGGCTGAGCCCAGAGCCTGGGGGTCACCGTGGCCGTGCCCCAGCCCGAATGCCTTCAGACGGGTAACAGAGTAAGTGAAGGGAGAGACCTGTTCAAAGAGCACCTTGTTCTGTTCCGAGAGGGTTTCAgctccttcttctcctcttctgagTTATCCGCCACTGATGTGTTCTCCTcgtcctccttctcctcccgcTTTATTTCGCTGGTTCCTGAGGAGACGCTGCTTCGCCCCAGCCCCCCTGACAAACCTGCTGAGGAAGCAGAGGGGGTTGGAGTGGGTTGGGGGGGTCCACAGCCAGCAAAGCTGGAGGGTCACTGGCTCTGCCACACCACTGCATCCCATCCCCTTCAccccccatcccatccccaccccctCCAAGGCCCAGCCTTCCCCCAGCAGCGCAGGGCCCGGGGGCTCTTTGCACCCACAGCCGACGGGACAGGAACACGCAGCACAAACCAGAAGCCACGTCAAGGACCTCTGGAAAAGGGTCAGCACGGGAACCAGCAGGGAGCACCAGCCTCGTGAGAGCCCCCACCCCGAGCTGCCGGGGGACTGGAGCGTGCGCGCGTGCAGAGCTGCCTTACCGCTGTACGTGTCCTGCGGCCTGCTGAGGTCAGGGAGCGAGCTGGGCTGTGACGGAAGTGTGACATGGTTGTGGAGCATGCTGGGGGTGCTGGACAGCCCGTCTTCAGGGTGACCTCCTCCCACCTACAGCAGAACGAGCAGAGCAAGCCTTGAGGGGTGGCAGTGTCATGGCCAGTGGGCGCAGGTCACCCCGAGCAGAGCCGCGTGCCCTCCCTGCACGCTCCCACCGGGAGCGCTGGCATGCAGGAGAGAAGAGCCAACCTACACTGGCTCCCCTCCAGGGACTGTGGTGAGgacactgcagaaagcagctcaGTGCCCATGGGAAAGCCTCTCTCTGCTGGGATGCACGGCTCGCACGCTGCAGAGACACCCTGCGTGGTTGCACGCATCCTGTCTCCACCAAGCACCAATACTTCTGCaagccccccacagcccccggaGCAGGGGACACCCCAGAAGCACAGACGTCACCCTGAAGGGCTTGGATGCAAGGGGCAAGGGTTGGGCAGCCTTCCCGAGCCTGCGCCCCCCAAGGCCGCACTGCAttggcaggacagagccagccctgctgcaagcGCTCGTTTCTGCAGCTGGCACTGGTTTGGGTCAGGGGACACACAGGTGGTCCATGGCTTAGCTGTAGGGACAGGGGTGCTCGGGTGCAAAGCAGGTCTGGTTCTCTGAAGACTGGAAAtgcattaatttaattaatttaattaattcccTTTAGCAGGGAACCAGACCTGCCAAAAACATGCTGCTGTGGACAAGGGGGGACCCTGGGGAACCAGCACAAGACCCCGTGGGTGCTCAGAGCACCCGGTGGCAGTTTGAAGCTGCCACCCAAGCTGGACAAATCGAGCTGCTCTCACACCAAAAGCAATGCCCCTCCGGCTGTCAGGGGACATCGGGACATGGGTTCCTGACATACCCCCGCCAGCCACCGCCGTGTGCTCCCCCACTCACCAGACTCGGGTgcctgctccccagggacatgACCGAGGCGGGGAAggcctggcccaggctgcccacagcagcGCTgtgggctggtgctgagcccaggAGCCCGTGCATGTCCCCGTGGCTGCTCGGCATGGCGGCTGTCTGGCCCACGGCGTGATTCCTCAGCACGTGGATGGCTTCGTCCAACCTgtcttccattttgttttgcttcgGAGAGCGGGTGGAGAAATAAACCTGCGTTAACGCCTGCAAAGCCAGCAGCCCCTTGCAGCCCTCTTGCTAAGGCTGCAACCACACCTCCGCTGCTGCGAGGCGGACGTGGGGAGAAACAACACCCTGACCCCGGCACTGCCACCCCCGGGGACACGAGGTGTCACACCAGCAGGTCTGCTCTGACAAGGCGGGCAGAAACCAGCACAAATCTGTAAGGCTGGGCCAGCCCCGCAGTGATGTGGGTGGGCTGTAACGGGCTAAGGGTGCTGGGctgtgtctgcagggctgcggGCTCGGGGAATCAGGTGCCCCGATCTGCTCAGCTGCACCCAGCCGTGTACCAAGCACCCTCCTTCGGGTCCCAGACGTCTGGGGGAGAGGCGTTTACCCAGCCCACTCCCACCAGGTGCCTGGTGGAAcggaaaagaaaaggagaaaggagaacttTGGGCAACACTTACTAAGGTGTGGAGGCTCCCTTCGTAGCTGGGAGATAAGGCACCCTGTCCGCTCGCTCGCGACCACTGGGATGTGCCTGCGAACAAACGGCGACAGCTCGGGACCGGGCACAGCAGCCGCTAGGTGGGGCTGGAAGCTGGGCCAGCACGGGGCCACCGGAGCGCTGCGCAGGCAACCATGGCATGCGCCGCGTCGCACGGGGCCACCACGGCGCTGGTCACACCGTGCAAGGCCACCGTGGCACTGGTCGCACCACGCGCAGGGGCTGGCACGTGTAGGTCCGGCCACGCCACGCGCAGGCACAGGTTTTGCCCCTGCTCTCCATCACCGCTCCCAGGGCAGCGGGGTGCCTGTTGAGGAGCTTTGGCTTCGGGCAGGTGCCCGCCTTATCTCACAGAGATGCTGCCAAGGGTTGTGGTCCGGTCCTGCAGGACACCCACGGGAATTTCTGtacagcccctgctgctgtgccttgtCAGGAACCTGAGCTCACGTCTTTGGAGCTTGAGAGGTTTTAAAATCCGTATTATCTcagggaagaggcaggcagTGTGCCCACGCTGCTGGGCCAGGGACCAGGGATGTGCTGCTCGGAGCACCCATCCCAGAGCCTCCCCGTCTGCTCCCAGCTCGGTGGAGCAGCAGGCCGGGGGGGTTACATCGCTCTGCACCCAGACACCCGGGAGGTGGAACTTCAGCAGatgctgaaaatgctttttactaGTTGGCTGCGTCCCAGTTCGAACTGGGCTCCTCCCATGGGAGACAGAACCAGGGAAAAGCTGCCCAGGCCCCACTGAGACAGGATGCTCGGGGACGGAGCTCTCTGAACAGCGTGaggagttgggggggggggggcagagatGCTTCAGGCTCGCTCCTCCAGCAGAGCCACCTACCGAAATACCCCTGCAGGGGCAAACCCAGGGGCATGTAGGGCCATCGCCCCGCGTGCCACGCTCCCAGTGCTGTGCCATGGGACGGGAGCTGCACTGTGCACTGCTCCACTTGGAACAGAGGGGGACACACACCTTCcagctttccttccctccctcttcaCTCccctgctttcaaaaataagagGGATTTGGTCAGGTTCCCAAAAGCATAGGGTCTTTAATGAGGGTTTGGAGGTGCTGTGGGAAGCACACTGCTTTACACCCCCTGGCAGCAAACCTCACGCACCCCTTTACATGGAGAGCAATGCTTTCACCTACCTGCAAGGCCCTGAGGGGAGCCGACCGGTGTAGAGGGGTTTGATGAGAAGTTATTGCTAGAGTGATCTGGGGAATAAATCTGGAGCAAGAGAAGCAGGGCACAGTCAGCAGCGCTCACACCGTGCTCGCTCTCCCCTTCCCAAGCACCACGGCAGCGAGGACCAGCACGTCCCTCCCGTCCCAGCGCCAGCCCTGGAGCtacccccagcaccctgggagCCTTTGCCCAGGGGTCTCCCTTTAACACTGGGGTCTCCCTTTGTTCCCCCCCTGCCactgcccctgcagctgcagcctcccttctTGGGGTCCCACTGTGGAAGGAAGCAACAGACCCAAGAAATGTTCAGGGGGTGCAGAACCTTGTGCAAAAGCAAAGGTCCCTGTGCTGAACGGGACCGGGGCTACCTCAGGCTCTGAGAGCCCAGCAGCAAAGGACGCTGCTCCCCAGGGGAACCAGCGGCCTCCAGTTTGAAGCCGCACACAGGGACAGGGCACCAGGACCCTCAGGTCCTACCACAGGGACAGTGTGGGGCACACGGCTGTGCGGTGCAGTGTCAGCTTGTGGGCACGGGTCTGCCCGTGGGGCTGCCGTAACGCccagtgcctcagtttccccatctgctAAGTGGCGGCTGTGTTCCTGGGGTGCACAGGCTCACCCCAACTTCTTGTGTCTATCTTCCTCACTgccaggaggggaagaggggaggcCTATAGGGACAGGGAGTGGGTCGGGGATCTGCCGCAGCTCTTACTGAAGCTAGTGCCTTCCCAAGTGCGTCTCCTGAGCTCCCGGCCGTGGTTCCTCTGTTACCTGTCAGGAGAGGACAAAGACATCACTGCAGGGTGCCAGAAACACGCTGGGACGAGACACCTCGTACCAGACCTCCTCTTTACCTACTCTCAGATTGAAATCCATCATTCCTActgcttttcttgaaaaataaatggaggcACAGCTCAGAGCAACCCAAACGAGGGCATGTGTGCCCCAGTGGCTTCCCTGGGGCCGCAGAAACGTCTCGACGAGACGAGGCTGAAGGCATCGCACCCCGACAGCAGCCAAGCGTCCCCACCACAGCAAGACCCCTTTTAGCGGGACACTTCAGGCCCCTACAATCCCCAGCTTGTtcagagaaggggaaaggagggTTTCCCTAGGAATCAAGGTCAGGAACCTCACTTGCCAGGGAACACGAGTTCCTTTCAGTAACAGGCTTTGTAACAGGTTCGGCAGGGCCGGAGATTCAAGCACTCAGGGCTTTAACTTGAGTGCAGCACTCCAGATTTAGGCTTCACACAAAGCCCCTGCACCTTTCTGCAACTTGGTGCCAACTCCCCCTGCAGCTCACTTAAGCCGCGGCATCCCCACGGGGGCGATTTCGCAGACCCTGGTCTCCTCCCAGACTCTCTCAGTGGggtgccagcccctgctgcctcGGGAAGCCAAAACCCCGCACCCGACCCCTGTGAGAGCCGGGCCAGGCATCCCGCAGGGGTGACCTGCACGTTGCGTGGGGACAAAGAGGACACACAAGGGACAAAGAGCACGCAGCTGTCACAGCCCATCACTGTGTGTCGGCACAAGGCTCCGCGGGGTGCCCGGGGCCCTACGTACCCATCATGGTGTCTGTCCCGCTGATCGGGGGCGTGTGGCTGGAGACGCCGTACGGGGTGGAGGCCGAGGAAAAGCCCGACACGGAGGGGAGCCCGCCATTGACTTCTCCTGAATGCAGCTGGTAGTTCTGGCAAGAGGGGAGAAAGGGGTTAGGGAGGCCCCCGAAAGGCTGCAGCCACCGGAGCTTTCCCCGCAGGGCTATGCCGCGGCTCCTGGGGGACGTCGGGGACGTTACCATGCGTTCGTGCTGATGTAAACTGTTGAAGCCGGCGGGCTGCGGGAgcggggaggaggagctgcCCAGCATGGCCCCGTAACTTGACTGGCTCATGGCACCGGGTGAACTCCACAGGTCTGGCGAGTTATGGAGCCCATCTGCAAGGGAAGGCAGAGGTGAGCAGGGCAGAAATGCCGGCACGTgtcctgcagcctgggctgggggctgcatcCGTCCCCTTCACCCATTGCCCACGCTGAGCCTTGCCCTGTTTTGGCGCATGGAGCTGTTTTGGGGCTGCATCTTGTGCTCCAGCCCCAACCACACCCCGTGCAATTCCTCCCTCGGCCGCCAACgtgctgggcagcccctgcGGCACCGGGGTGGTTAATAACTCACCTGCCATATAAAAGGCTCCGGGATACACAGTGCTGGGAGGTTTCGAGGGGGTATATCCAGCTGGATCCCTGCTGTAGTCATCACCTGAGTTGGATGGATACACCTGCGGGGGGAGAAGAGGGGGTGAGGAGCGGTGCTTGGCCACCCGCCGGCCCCACTTGCTCCCTGGGGGTCACCCCCCCCAGCATGGCTTTGCTTGCCCTCATCCCAGCAGGCAACAAAAGAGGCAAAATTTGGCAAAAGAGGTGAGGGTCAAAGTGACGGGGATGGTACCAAACAGCCAGGGAGTGGCGTGGGGTCGAGCCGACCAGCCTGCGCCTTCCCGTAACAGCGCCCAGGAGGCCAGCACCAGCACAAGTTTCGACTCGCTGCTCTAGTTCCCTTTTCTGTGGTTATAGCTTTTTATGGGTAACCACAAACATGATCATTTCTGCGTGCTAACCCGCACCCAAGGGCATGGGCcaggctgggaggtggggatggggaccaGACAGCCCTTGGGACTGGCTCATCCCCATGCTGCGTTCACCTTGTGAACCTGTGGGCTGCAAGGTGCcacagctttgttttatttattttaacaatccTTCattccagcagcaggacagccccCAAAACCCCAGCCTGTGTGTGTCCCAGGGATACACGCAGCCTCCCAGACCCCACAGGGGGAgtgcctggccccagccccgctccttGCACTTGTGCCCGGGGTCAGGCTGCAGACCGCCCAAAAAGGAGAGACCACAAAGCTGAGACTTGAGCAGCCCCTTGTGCGGAGCGGCACATGGGAAAGGACGGCTCTTGGAGGGCTTTCGGCCAGATTTTTGCAGCTCCGCTCAGGTATGTGGTACTTGACAGTACATTAagcaaaaaaagattttttttcttaaattaaccAACCGCATCCTAGAAAGCCCTTGCAGAAAACCATCATGTGCTTTGTGCAAAACCATACAATTTTAAAGCAGGAATTCAACACGCAAAGAAACCGAAATGCCACTTGAAATTACGTGAGAACCTTTGTTTCGGCCTATTTTCATCACCCCTTGATTCATTCTGAAACtgctatttgatttttttttaatacccaTGAAAGCAGAGGCgggtgcaggggctggctgggcacgctcagccagctctgcctggaaGATGTAGCTCTCTTTGGAAAGGAAACCGGCCTCAAGTTTCTCTTTCCCCACACCCAGCCAGCCCCTCCGACCCCTTCTCCTCACccagcacgggggggggggggcaaaattGTTCTCTATTTCTGCAATTGCCCAAAACACtgagaatttcttctttttagggggagaaatagatttaaaaaaaaatctctgaaatgcACCAGTGATTATATTTAAACgcattgcttctttttccccttgggCCCCAGGTTCCTGCTTCTTGGACCAACTTCCCTTGAGCCCCGTGGGCAGCGCTTGCTCACCCTGCACACAGTTCTCATCCATGCCGGTCTCTGTCCCTGGGAGCAGGCGGCTCTGCCCGAGGCCAGCAGCCCCCCGTagccccctgcctgctccccttTGGGTGCTGACCTCCGTGGGGAGGCTGTGCCCTAAACCAGAGCTGGAAAAACCTCCGCAGGGCCAGCGTGGGGCTTCCCCGGTGGGCGGCTGGACCCCATGGGGCACCAGGGAGCTAAAAGCAACTTTTGGGCACCAGCGCCACCAGGGAGCCAGTGAAAAACGAAAATAAAGAGAGGGGAAGGGTAAAATCTAACAGACAGAAACCGCCCTCCATCCCTCGCTCAACAAATGAAGATCTGGGGGGGGCTTTGCCTTTGTGCCGCATCGAGCGTGGCTTTGGAGGAGCTCCACGCGTGGGCAGCGCGTGCGCACGGCGGCCGGGGAGAGCAGGGGAATGGAGGAGGCTGTGAAGAATGAGAATCCAGTAAATTGACTTTTCCTATAATTTGATTAAATAGcgggagctgggacagggaatCGAATGAAGCACGTCTAATAGCCCTGCGCCATCTGCCAGGGGCTGGCACCTGGCCAGCGCGCGAGGCAGCTGTGcggcagcggggcgggggggccgtGGTGAGCCTCAGCATCCATTTAATAAATTCAGAGCgaaaataagaagaataaaatagcGGGGAAGAAGGGAACAGGGTTGCAAAACAAGGGGGTTTCGCCTCACTGCGAACCTGCCCTGTTCCAACGTCCCCGACCCTCTGCCTCCCATCAGATCCCGAGGGTCCCActtccccaccccagccccaccggtgcccccagcccctccagatCTTTAATTTCACTTTGGGGCCCAAGGGGAGGCTTTGAAAAAGCCGTCTGAGCTCTTCCCTAGAGCAGCAGAGAGGGTGCAAGGCGCATCCCAGCCCCACTGCGCACGGGGGAGCCGGCCGAGCCACGGCTGCTGGCCAAGCGCCGCAGGAAGCGGTAAATCAGCGCCAggtccctgctccccccccccgcggccccagCCCTTGCCGGCAGCTCCGGCGTCGGCCTCGGGGACCTCCAGGTGAGGTCATTTCCTCTGGTTAAAACTGCCAGCGCGGCGAGAGCCGGCAAGGGAGCTGCG contains:
- the TCF3 gene encoding transcription factor E2-alpha isoform X6 is translated as MNQQQQRMAAVGTDKELSDLLDFSMMFPLPVANGKNRPTTLASTQFGGSGLDERPGSGSWGTGDQNSSTFDQGRQSYGEGPHYGEHRDLPSHNSISSSPFLGPGLVGKSGERASYSTFGRDTGMPGLNQTGFLPSEMGIASPSTLSPTGVKGGSQYFSYPNNPRRRGAESNIDGQPKKVRKVPPGLPSSVYPSNSGDDYSRDPAGYTPSKPPSTVYPGAFYMADGLHNSPDLWSSPGAMSQSSYGAMLGSSSSPLPQPAGFNSLHQHERMNYQLHSGEVNGGLPSVSGFSSASTPYGVSSHTPPISGTDTMMGNRGTTAGSSGDALGKALASIYSPDHSSNNFSSNPSTPVGSPQGLAGTSQWSRASGQGALSPSYEGSLHTLQNKMEDRLDEAIHVLRNHAVGQTAAMPSSHGDMHGLLGSAPAHSAAVGSLGQAFPASVMSLGSRHPSLVGGGHPEDGLSSTPSMLHNHVTLPSQPSSLPDLSRPQDTYSGLSGGLGRSSVSSGTSEIKREEKEDEENTSVADNSEEEKKELKPSRNRTSSTDEALSLEDKDLRDRERRMANNARERVRVRDINEAFKELGRMCQMHLKTDKAQTKLIILQQAVQVILGLEQQVRERNLNPKAACLKRREEEKVSGVVGDPQMTLSASHPGLGDGHNPVGHM
- the TCF3 gene encoding transcription factor E2-alpha isoform X4, encoding MNQQQQRMAAVGTDKELSDLLDFSMMFPLPVANGKNRPTTLASTQFGGSGLDERPGSGSWGTGDQNSSTFDQGRQSYGEGPHYGEHRDLPSHNSISSSPFLGPGLVGKSGERASYSTFGRDTGMPGLNQTGFLPSEMGIASPSTLSPTGVKGGSQYFSYPNNPRRRGAESNIDGQPKKVRKVPPGLPSSVYPSNSGDDYSRDPAGYTPSKPPSTVYPGAFYMADGLHNSPDLWSSPGAMSQSSYGAMLGSSSSPLPQPAGFNSLHQHERMNYQLHSGEVNGGLPSVSGFSSASTPYGVSSHTPPISGTDTMMGNRGTTAGSSGDALGKALASIYSPDHSSNNFSSNPSTPVGSPQGLAGTSQWSRASGQGALSPSYEGSLHTLQNKMEDRLDEAIHVLRNHAVGQTAAMPSSHGDMHGLLGSAPAHSAAVGSLGQAFPASVMSLGSRHPSLVGGGHPEDGLSSTPSMLHNHVTLPSQPSSLPDLSRPQDTYSGLSGGLGRSSVSSGTSEIKREEKEDEENTSVADNSEEEKKELKPSRNRTRCSLNSTDEALSLEDKDLRDRERRMANNARERVRVRDINEAFKELGRMCQMHLKTDKAQTKLIILQQAVQVILGLEQQVRERNLNPKAACLKRREEEKVSGVVGDPQMTLSASHPGLGDGHNPVGHM
- the TCF3 gene encoding transcription factor E2-alpha isoform X7; this translates as MNQQQQRMAAVGTDKELSDLLDFSMMFPLPVANGKNRPTTLASTQFGGSGLDERPGSGSWGTGDQNSSTFDQGRQSYGEGPHYGEHRDLPSHNSISSSPFLGPGLVGKSGERASYSTFGRDTGMPGLNQTGFLPSEMGIASPSTLSPTGVKGGSQYFSYPNNPRRRGAESNIDGQPKKVRKVPPGLPSSVYPSNSGDDYSRDPAGYTPSKPPSTVYPGAFYMADGLHNSPDLWSSPGAMSQSSYGAMLGSSSSPLPQPAGFNSLHQHERMNYQLHSGEVNGGLPSVSGFSSASTPYGVSSHTPPISGTDTMMGNRGTTAGSSGDALGKALASIYSPDHSSNNFSSNPSTPVGSPQGLAGTSQWSRASGQGALSPSYEGSLHTLQNKMEDRLDEAIHVLRNHAVGQTAAMPSSHGDMHGLLGSAPAHSAAVGSLGQAFPASVMSLGSRHPSLVGGGHPEDGLSSTPSMLHNHVTLPSQPSSLPDLSRPQDTYSGLSGGLGRSSVSSGTSEIKREEKEDEENTSVADNSEEEKKELKPSRNRTSTDEALSLEDKDLRDRERRMANNARERVRVRDINEAFKELGRMCQMHLKTDKAQTKLIILQQAVQVILGLEQQVRERNLNPKAACLKRREEEKVSGVVGDPQMTLSASHPGLGDGHNPVGHM
- the TCF3 gene encoding transcription factor E2-alpha isoform X14; the encoded protein is MNQQQQRMAAVGTDKELSDLLDFSMMFPLPVANGKNRPTTLASTQFGGSGLDERPGSGSWGTGDQNSSTFDQGRSYGEGPHYGEHRDLPSHNSISSSPFLGPGLVGKSGERASYSTFGRDTGMPGLNQTGFLPSEMGIASPSTLSPTGVKGGSQYFSYPNNPRRRGAESNIDGQPKKVRKVPPGLPSSVYPSNSGDDYSRDPAGYTPSKPPSTVYPGAFYMADGLHNSPDLWSSPGAMSQSSYGAMLGSSSSPLPQPAGFNSLHQHERMNYQLHSGEVNGGLPSVSGFSSASTPYGVSSHTPPISGTDTMMGNRGTTAGSSGDALGKALASIYSPDHSSNNFSSNPSTPVGSPQGLAGTSQWSRASGQGALSPSYEGSLHTLQNKMEDRLDEAIHVLRNHAVGQTAAMPSSHGDMHGLLGSAPAHSAAVGSLGQAFPASVMSLGSRHPSLVGGGHPEDGLSSTPSMLHNHVTLPSQPSSLPDLSRPQDTYSGLSGGLGRSSVSSGTSEIKREEKEDEENTSVADNSEEEKKELKPSRNRTSSTDEALSLEDKDLRDRERRMANNARERVRVRDINEAFKELGRMCQMHLKTDKAQTKLIILQQAVQVILGLEQQVRERNLNPKAACLKRREEEKVSGVVGDPQMTLSASHPGLGDGHNPVGHM